TCCTATTATCATGGGCGCCACTATGTTCATTCAACAGAAGATGACCCCCAGCACGATGGATCCGACCCAGGCGAAGATGTTCATGCTCATGCCCGTGGTGTTCACGTTCATGTTTTTAAATTTCCCTTCCGGTCTGGTTATATACTGGTTGATTAACAACCTGCTCACTATCCTCCAGCAGTATTTTATTAATCGTAAAGTTTGAAGGCATAATGGTTGGAGACATTCTTGAAATAGAACTCAGCGGGTCCACCGTCGAAGAGACCATGGACCAAGCTCTACAGCGTCTTGGCTGCAGTCGCGCTGAGGTGGAAACTACAATTGTTCAGACCCCCTCTTCCGGATTATTCGGTCTTTTCGGCGTCCGTCCTGCTCGGATCAGGGTACGCCTTTCAGATCGGGCTTTCAGCGCCCGCGTCATCACCGAAAATCTGCTCAGGCTGAGCGGGTTCGATTGCACCGTCGTTGTTCAAACAGGCAGTGAGGGGGTAGATTTGAAGATCAGGGGGAACGACTCCCGATTGATCATCGGCCGCCATGGACAGACCCTCGACGCTCTTCAATCATTGGTGACTCTCCTTACGGACCGACAGATATCGGATCGCACCCCCATTGTACTCGATGTTGACGACTACCGGGTCCGCCGCGCCTCCTTCCTCCGGCGCCTTGCCCGCCGCCTGGCTTCGCAGGTTCGGCGTACCGGAAGGCCTGCCTCTGTCCAATCTCTACCGCCGGAGGAACGACGCATTCTTCACCTTGCTTTCAAGGAGGAAAACGATGTCGAGACCCGTTCTGTGGGAAAGGGTCATGAAAGGAAAATCATCGTTTCCTTGAAAAGGGGTTGATAGTGTTTCATCATGATACCATCATTGCCCCGGCCACCTCATCCGGTGAGGGCGGCATTGGCATTATCCGCATTTCCGGACCTTCTGCTGAAGAAGCACTCTCCCGCTTTTTTAACCCTTCCAAGGGGAACAATTCTCTGGCTTCCCATCATCTTTATCACGGCAGGATTCACTGTTACGAAGGGACGCTCGTCGACGAAGTCATGGCTGTTGTCATGAGAGGCCCCCGGTCCTATACACGGGAAGATGTCGTCGAAGTGCACTGCCATGGCGGACCCGTGGTGATGCGCCGTATACTCGATCTTTTTCTCGAATGGGGTCTCCGTCTGGCGCGTCCCGGCGAGTTTACCCTCCGCGCCTTTCTAAACGGCCGGATCGATCTTGCCCGCGCCGAAGCCGTCATCGATGTAATTCGATCCAGGTCGGAAGCGGCCTGTCACGTGGCGCTCCAACAACTGGAGGGGCGCCTTTCCTCGACCATCGCCCGCTTCCGGGATGGAATTGCCGAACTTCTTGCTGAAATCGAAACCCATGTCGACTTCTCCGACGACGATATTGAGCATACCGATCAGGGTTTCCTTCAAACTCGCGCCCGGGAACTGCTCGCAAGCATGGATCATCTGCTCGCCACTTTCGATACCGGACGCACGTTGCGAGAAGGTCTCTCTGTCCTGATTCTGGGTCGACCCAACGCGGGCAAGAGTTCACTTTTGAATGCCCTGCTGGGCGAATCGAGGGCCATCGTCACCGAGGTCGCAGGTACCACCCGTGACACCATCGAGGAGAGTATGACCCTTGGCTCGCTTCCGCTTCGTTTGATCGATACCGCCGGCATTCGCCATACCGAAGATCTTGTCGAAATCGAAGGGGTTCGGCGTGCCCGACACAAAGTCGCTTCCAGCGATCTGGTGCTGCTGGTTGTCGATGGCAGTATTCCTCTGAATCATGAAGATTTTCTCGCCCTCGACGCCTGCGGGGATGCGCGGGTTCTGCTGGTTATCAACAAGAGAGACCTTCCTCAAATACCCGTAACGCCTCCTTTCTCCGATATGCCGTCGGCTGCTATATCCACTCACACGGGAGAAGGAATGGATGAACTGCGTTCCGCGATCGAACGCGTTTTTTATGGTGTCCGAGGTGGAGATACCCGAGAATCGGTGATGCTCTCCGACCGACGCCACAGGGAAGCTCTTTTGCGCGCCCGCCAAGCGATCGATCGTTTTCACGCTGGATCCATCAAAGAACTGTCCCCTGAGTTTCTGGCCCTTGAACTCAGGGAAGCGCTGCAGGCCCTGGGGGAAATCACCGGCGAAACGACCCCCGACGAAATCCTCGACCGCATTTTTTCCCGGTTTTGCATCGGCAAATGAGGAGATGTTTCACGTGAAACATTTTGAAGCACGGAAGAGTTTCCTGTTTTCAGATTATAATCTGAAGTATTGCCGAATTGGAAAACGCGTAAAGAGAATTCCTGGATCGTTCCTTGCTGATTGTGAGTTGATGACAGGGCGTAACGGCAGCACGGTGAAAGCGGATGGTTGATGTCTACCTACGGTAAAAAATATGAGGTCATCGTGGTTGGCGCAGGGCATGCGGGCTGTGAAGCCGCCCTGGCCTCTGCGCGTATGGGTTGCCGGACCCTGCTCTTGAATCTCAGCCTCGACGCCATAGCACAGATGTCGTGCAACCCGGCCATCGGGGGTTTGGCCAAGGGACATCTGGTCAGGGAAATCGATGCCCTCGGCGGAGAGATGGGGAGGAATATCGACGCCACAGGCATTCAATTTCGCACCCTCAATATCAAAAAAGGTCCGGCGGTTCGGGCCTCCCGTGCTCAGGCGGACCGGCAGCTTTATGCCGCTCGGATGAAAAAGGTGGTGGAGGATCAATCCCTCCTTGATCTCAAACAGGGATCCGTTATCAGGCTGCTCATTTCGGGGAGCCGTGTCGCTGGAGTGGAAACACGCGAAGGAATCCTTTTCGAGGCGGATACCGTGGTGTTGACTACCGGTACCTTTATGCGCGGACTGATTCATGTCGGTCTGCGCAATTATCCGGGAGGGCGCGCCGGTGAACCCCCTTCTGAAGGTTTGTCCGATCATCTGCGATCCCTGGGCCTTCAAGTGGGGCGGCTCAAGACAGGAACACCGGCTCGGCTGGATCGACGATCAATCGATTTCTCCCGTCTCGAACCCCAGTTCGGCGATGCCATTCCCAGCCCCTTCTCTTTCGAAACGGAACGGATCGACCGTCCCCAACTCCCCTGTCATATCACCTTCACCAACTCTCGGACTCATGAGATTATTCGCGGCGGTCTGGACCGCTCCCCCCTCTACAGCGGAGTGATCGAGGGTGTGGGACCACGATACTGTCCGTCGATCGAAGATAAGGTCGTGCGTTTTCCGGAGAAGGACCAGCATCAGATATTTCTCGAACCTGAAGGGCTGACGAGTGCCGAGGTTTATCCCAACGGGGTTTCCACCTCCCTTCCCCCCGATATTCAACTGGCCTTCCTTCGCACCATTGCAGGGCTGGAAAAGGTCGAAATCATGAGGCCGGGGTACGCCATTGAATACGATTTTGTCGACCCGATTCAGCTGCAGCTTTCTCTGGAGACGAAGGAGGTGGGAAATCTTTATCATGCCGGTCAGATAAACGGGACATCGGGGTATGAAGAGGCCGCAGCCCAGGGCCTTGTCGCGGGGATGAATGCCGCCCTGCGCGTCCGAGGGAGAGAGCCTCTGATCATCGGGCGGGATCAGGGCTACGTCGGGGTGCTGATCGATGATCTGGTTAATCTGGGGACGAAGGAGCCATACCGCATGTTCACCTCCCGAGCCGAGTACCGGCTGCTGCTGAGAGAGGACAATGCAGATCAGCGACTTACCGAGTTGGGGTACAGGGCCGGACTGGTCACTGAGGAACGTTGGGAGCGCTACGTCGCTAAGCTGCATCAGATATCCCGGGGAAGAGAACGGCTGCGGGCGGTGCGGGTGGCCCCTTCCGATCGCGACGCAGCCGATCGCCTCGGGCTGGGAGAACTCAAGAATGGCGTTTCTCTGGAAGAGCTTCTGCGGAGACCGGAAATCAGTATCGAGGATCTGCTGTTTCTCGATGATACCCTGACGGCCCTCGGAATGAAAGTCCGCGAACAGCTGGAGATCGGCACCAAATACGAGGGATATATCCAGAGACAGGTCGACCAGGTCGAACGCTTCCGGCGGACCGAAACGATGGCGATCTCTCCCGATTTCGATTATGACGGGATATCAGGCCTTTCGGCCGAAGTCAGGGAAAAGCTGAAGAGGGTGCGGCCGCTGACGCTGGGACAGGCCTCCAGGATCCCCGGAGTGACCCCGGCGGCCATCGCCATTCTGGCCGTGCTGTTGCGCAGGGGACAAGTTGAACCCGTCTGAACTCCTTGTCCGCCAACTCGCGCAGATGAACATTCATCTTTCCCGGGGGGTCATCGATACTCTGATCTCCTTCATGGATGAGTTGCTGCGCTGGAACCGCCGCATCAACCTGACGGCGATTACCGATCCACGGGAGGCGGTAGAGAAGCACCTTGTCGATTCATTGACCCTCCTGACCCTGCTCACGGGGGATGAGCGGGTGCTGGACCTTGGCTCGGGCGGGGGGTTCCCCTGCATTCCTCTGAAAATCGTTCTGCCCCGATTACGCATCTTATCGGTGGACGCCGTCCAGAAAAAAATCGTCTTCCAGCGCCATGCCGCCCGTCTTCTTGGTTTCGACCATTTCGAGGCATTCCATGGGCGGGCCGAGGATCTGCCGCAAATCCCCACTTATGCCGCCGGCTTCGACGTGGTCCTTTCCAGGGCCTTCACGTCACTGCCATCCTTCGCTGCTCTGGCGAAGCCTTGTCTGGCTTCCGGGGGGCGGATCGTGGCTATGAAAGGAGCCGAAGGGGAGCGGGAGTTGGCTCAGGCGCAATTGCAGATAGAAGCCTTGAGCCTGCAGTGTCGGGAGATGAGCCGCCTGCGCCTGCCCGACTCCGGAGCGGAACGAATCCTGATGGTCTTCATGGAAAAGTGAAATACATCATACAATATATTGAAGTCTGCAACACAATCTCCACTACATGTTGTCAAGCCAAAGGTAGATACTCCGAAACCCCATTTTTTCTTTTAAGAATGAGGGGGTTGTGGTAATCTGCTCGACCGGTGCAAGTTGAAGGAGAGGTGAAAACATGGCTCAGACCATCGCCATCGCCAACCAGAAGGGAGGCGTGGGGAAAACGACCACTGCGGTGAATCTATCCGCCTCGCTGGCGGCTGCCGAAAAGCGCACTCTCCTGGTCGATATGGATCCTCAGGCCAATGCATGCAGCGGCGTCGGCATCGACAAACGGGCGCTGGAGTTGACCATCTACAATGCTCTTCTGGGGGAGGCGACGGCCAGGGATATTCTGGTCAAAACCGAATTGGCGCGTCTCGATGTTCTCCCCTCCAATACCGATCTCATCGGTGCGGAAATCGAACTGATTTCGGCCTTCGCCCGCGAGGGAAAGCTCGCGGGCATTCTCAGGGAAGTCCAGGACGATTACGATTACGTCGTGATAGACTGTCCTCCCTCCCTGGGGCTTTTGACCGTAAATGCCCTTACCGCCGCTGATTCTGTGCTGATCCCCCTGCAGTGCGAATTTTACGCCATGGAGGGGCTCAGTCAGCTCACACAGACTATTCGTCTCATCCAGCGTGAACTCAATCCCCGTCTCACCCTTCGCGGAATTCTCCTGACCATGTTCGACGGACGGAACAATCTCTCACACCAAGTCAGCGAAGAGATCCGCCGCCATTTTGCGGATCAGGTGTTCGAGGCGGTGATACCCCGAAATGTCCGCCTCTCGGAAGCGCCCAGTCATGGCCTGCCTGTACTCCTCTATGATATTGCCTCGCGCGGGGCCACTTCCTACCTTGAACTGGCCAGAGAGATCATCCAAACAGGAATTTGATATGGCAAAAAGACCTTCACTCGGCAAGGGTATCGGCGCCCTGCTGAACTCTGCTGCCCAGGAGGGAGGCCGCAAATATTTCCTCTGTCCCATCGAGGAACTGCGCCCCCACAGTAAGCAGCCCCGTAAAGCCTTCAACGACGAAAAACTTGCGGAGCTGGCAGCTTCGATCAAGGAAAAGGGGATTATTCAGCCCCTGGTCGTGCGCCAGGTCAACGACCATTACCAGATCATTGCCGGCGAGCGGCGCTGGCGGGCGGCCCAGAAAGCCGGACTTCGGGAGGTCCCGGTCGTCATCCAGGATGTCTCGGAGGACTGGGCACTGGAAATGGCGCTGATCGAAAACATCCAGCGCGAAGACCTCAACCCTATCGAGGAGGCGGAAGCCTACCGCAACCTCATCGAGGGTTTCGACCTGTCCCAGGAGGATGTGGCCCGGAGGGTCGGGAAAAACCGGACAACGGTAACCAATGCGCTGCGCCTGCTCCGACTTCCCGAAAAGGTGCGCGAGGACGTGATCGAAAAGACGCTCTCCATGGGCCATGCCCGAGCCCTGCTTTCTCTGGAAGAGGAGGAGGATATCCTCGAGGCGCGGGAAGAGGTCGTCAAAAGGGGGTTGTCGGTCAGGGAAACGGAGGCTCTGGCCAAGAAAATCAAAACATTCGGCCGGACGGTAAAACCGAAAAAAAACGACAAGGAAGAAAAGGACCCCCAGACTGTCTTTCTCGCGGAAGAACTGAAACGCGCCCTGGGGACACAGGTCCGGATCTTTCCCAAGGGCAAAGGCGGGAAGGTGGAGATATCGTATTTCTCGCCTGAAGATCTGGACCGGCTGATGGAAGTTCTGGGGATTTGCGGCAACGGCTGATATCAAGGATGGATCATTAAATGTTTAA
The Desulfuromonas sp. TF genome window above contains:
- a CDS encoding ParB/RepB/Spo0J family partition protein; its protein translation is MAKRPSLGKGIGALLNSAAQEGGRKYFLCPIEELRPHSKQPRKAFNDEKLAELAASIKEKGIIQPLVVRQVNDHYQIIAGERRWRAAQKAGLREVPVVIQDVSEDWALEMALIENIQREDLNPIEEAEAYRNLIEGFDLSQEDVARRVGKNRTTVTNALRLLRLPEKVREDVIEKTLSMGHARALLSLEEEEDILEAREEVVKRGLSVRETEALAKKIKTFGRTVKPKKNDKEEKDPQTVFLAEELKRALGTQVRIFPKGKGGKVEISYFSPEDLDRLMEVLGICGNG
- the rsmG gene encoding 16S rRNA (guanine(527)-N(7))-methyltransferase RsmG; translation: MNPSELLVRQLAQMNIHLSRGVIDTLISFMDELLRWNRRINLTAITDPREAVEKHLVDSLTLLTLLTGDERVLDLGSGGGFPCIPLKIVLPRLRILSVDAVQKKIVFQRHAARLLGFDHFEAFHGRAEDLPQIPTYAAGFDVVLSRAFTSLPSFAALAKPCLASGGRIVAMKGAEGERELAQAQLQIEALSLQCREMSRLRLPDSGAERILMVFMEK
- a CDS encoding ParA family protein; amino-acid sequence: MAQTIAIANQKGGVGKTTTAVNLSASLAAAEKRTLLVDMDPQANACSGVGIDKRALELTIYNALLGEATARDILVKTELARLDVLPSNTDLIGAEIELISAFAREGKLAGILREVQDDYDYVVIDCPPSLGLLTVNALTAADSVLIPLQCEFYAMEGLSQLTQTIRLIQRELNPRLTLRGILLTMFDGRNNLSHQVSEEIRRHFADQVFEAVIPRNVRLSEAPSHGLPVLLYDIASRGATSYLELAREIIQTGI
- the jag gene encoding RNA-binding cell elongation regulator Jag/EloR, which encodes MVGDILEIELSGSTVEETMDQALQRLGCSRAEVETTIVQTPSSGLFGLFGVRPARIRVRLSDRAFSARVITENLLRLSGFDCTVVVQTGSEGVDLKIRGNDSRLIIGRHGQTLDALQSLVTLLTDRQISDRTPIVLDVDDYRVRRASFLRRLARRLASQVRRTGRPASVQSLPPEERRILHLAFKEENDVETRSVGKGHERKIIVSLKRG
- the mnmG gene encoding tRNA uridine-5-carboxymethylaminomethyl(34) synthesis enzyme MnmG, whose protein sequence is MSTYGKKYEVIVVGAGHAGCEAALASARMGCRTLLLNLSLDAIAQMSCNPAIGGLAKGHLVREIDALGGEMGRNIDATGIQFRTLNIKKGPAVRASRAQADRQLYAARMKKVVEDQSLLDLKQGSVIRLLISGSRVAGVETREGILFEADTVVLTTGTFMRGLIHVGLRNYPGGRAGEPPSEGLSDHLRSLGLQVGRLKTGTPARLDRRSIDFSRLEPQFGDAIPSPFSFETERIDRPQLPCHITFTNSRTHEIIRGGLDRSPLYSGVIEGVGPRYCPSIEDKVVRFPEKDQHQIFLEPEGLTSAEVYPNGVSTSLPPDIQLAFLRTIAGLEKVEIMRPGYAIEYDFVDPIQLQLSLETKEVGNLYHAGQINGTSGYEEAAAQGLVAGMNAALRVRGREPLIIGRDQGYVGVLIDDLVNLGTKEPYRMFTSRAEYRLLLREDNADQRLTELGYRAGLVTEERWERYVAKLHQISRGRERLRAVRVAPSDRDAADRLGLGELKNGVSLEELLRRPEISIEDLLFLDDTLTALGMKVREQLEIGTKYEGYIQRQVDQVERFRRTETMAISPDFDYDGISGLSAEVREKLKRVRPLTLGQASRIPGVTPAAIAILAVLLRRGQVEPV
- the mnmE gene encoding tRNA uridine-5-carboxymethylaminomethyl(34) synthesis GTPase MnmE, translated to MFHHDTIIAPATSSGEGGIGIIRISGPSAEEALSRFFNPSKGNNSLASHHLYHGRIHCYEGTLVDEVMAVVMRGPRSYTREDVVEVHCHGGPVVMRRILDLFLEWGLRLARPGEFTLRAFLNGRIDLARAEAVIDVIRSRSEAACHVALQQLEGRLSSTIARFRDGIAELLAEIETHVDFSDDDIEHTDQGFLQTRARELLASMDHLLATFDTGRTLREGLSVLILGRPNAGKSSLLNALLGESRAIVTEVAGTTRDTIEESMTLGSLPLRLIDTAGIRHTEDLVEIEGVRRARHKVASSDLVLLVVDGSIPLNHEDFLALDACGDARVLLVINKRDLPQIPVTPPFSDMPSAAISTHTGEGMDELRSAIERVFYGVRGGDTRESVMLSDRRHREALLRARQAIDRFHAGSIKELSPEFLALELREALQALGEITGETTPDEILDRIFSRFCIGK